The Chroicocephalus ridibundus chromosome 17, bChrRid1.1, whole genome shotgun sequence genome window below encodes:
- the DHX8 gene encoding ATP-dependent RNA helicase DHX8 gives MADLATLEELAKLEYLSLVSKVCTELDNHLGINDKDLAEFVISLAEKNTTFDTFKAVLLKNGAEFTDSLISNLLRLIQTMRPPPKPSTSKETVVKPKSEKEKLKELFPALCRPDNPNIRNMLDEDDVKVAADALKELEALMPSADRHSKQRNSDHRAKKKRRSRSRSRDGRRRHRSRSRSRSRTRDRNRGKSRYRSRSRSRSPSRDRRDREKYVEKSNERWRDKHVDRPPPEEPSIGDIYNGKVTSIMQFGCFVQLEGLRKRWEGLVHISELRREGRVANVADVVSKGQRVKVKVLSFTGSKTSLSMKDVDQNTGEDLNPNRRRNLIGETNEETSMRNPDRPSHLSLVNAPEVEDDSLERKRLTRISDPEKWEIKQMIAANVLSKEEFPDFDEETGILPKVDDEEDEDLEIELVEEEPPFLRGHTKQSMDMSPIKIVKNPDGSLSQAAMMQSALAKERRELKQAQREAEMDSIPMGLNTHWVDPLPDVDGRQIAANMRGIGMMPNDIPEWKKHAFGGNKASYGKKTQLSIIEQRESLPIFRLKEQLIQAVHDNQILIVIGETGSGKTTQITQYLAEAGYTSRGKIGCTQPRRVAAMSVAKRVSEEFGCCLGQEVGYTIRFEDCTSPETVIKYMTDGMLLRECLIDPDLTQYAIIMLDEAHERTIHTDVLFGLLKKTVQKRQDMKLIVTSATLDAVKFSQYFYEAPIFTIPGRTYPVEILYTKEPETDYLDASLITVMQIHLTEPPGDILVFLTGQEEIDTACEILYERMKSLGPDVPELIILPVYSALPSEMQTRIFDPAPPGSRKVVIATNIAETSLTIDGIYYVVDPGFVKQKVYNSKTGIDQLVVTPISQAQAKQRAGRAGRTGPGKCYRLYTERAYRDEMLTTNVPEIQRTNLASTVLSLKAMGINDLLSFDFMDAPPMETLITAMEQLYTLGALDDEGLLTRLGRRMAEFPLEPMLCKMLIMSVHLGCSEEMLTIVSMLSVQNVFYRPKDKQALADQKKAKFHQTEGDHLTLLAVYNSWKNNKFSNPWCYENFIQARSLRRAQDIRKQMLGIMDRHKLDVVSCGKATVRVQKAICSGFFRNAAKKDPQEGYRTLIDQQVVYIHPSSALFNRQPEWVVYHELVLTTKEYMREVTTIDPRWLVEFAPAFFKVSDPTKLSKQKKQQRLEPLYNRYEEPNAWRISRAFRRR, from the exons AATATGTTGGATGAAGATGATGTGAAAGTGGCAGCTGATGCACTTAAAGAACTTGAAGCTCTAATGCCTAGTGCAGACCGGCACAGCAAGCAAAGGAACAGCGACCACCG ggcaaagaaaaagaggaggagccGAAGTCGTAGCAGGGACGGGAGACGAAGGCACAGATCTCGCTCTAGGTCTCGTTCTAGGACTCGGGATAGGAACAGGGGAAAATCCAGATACCGGTCAAGGAGCAGAAGTCGGAGTCCCAGTAGGGACCGTAGGGATCGAGAGAAGTACGTGGAGAAGAGCAACGAGAGGTGGAGAGACAAACACGTAGACCGTCCACCCCCTGAGGAGCCTTCCATCGGAGACATTTACAATGGCAAAGTCACGAGTATAATGCAATTTGGATGCTTTGTGCAGCTGGAAGGACTAAG GAAGCGTTGGGAGGGCTTGGTCCACATCTCAGAGCTTCGAAGAGAAGGACGGGTTGCCAATGTTGCCGATGTCGTGAGCAAAGGACAAAGAGTAAAAGTCAAAGTGTTATCCTTTACTGGATCCAAAACCAGCCTGAGCATGAAG GACGTTGATCAAAACACTGGGGAAGATTTGAACCCAAACCGGAGGAGAAACCTGATTGGAGAAACTAATGAAGAAACCTCTATGAGAAACCCAGACAGACCCAGTCACCTGTCCCTGGTGAACGCGCCGGAGGTGGAGGATGATAGCCTTGAACGAAAACGCCTTACCCGAATTTCAGACccagaaaaatgggaaataaaacag ATGATTGCAGCTAATGTGCTTTCCAAGGAAGAGTTTCCTGACTTTGATGAGGAGACTGGGATTCTTCCTAAAGTTGATGATGAAGAAG ATGAGGACCTTGAGATTGAGTTAGTTGAAGAAGAGCCACCGTTCCTTCGAGGTCATACTAAACAGAGCATGGATATGAGTCCCATCAAAATAGTAAAG AATCCGGATGGTTCCTTGTCCCAGGCTGCAATGATGCAGAGTGCTTTAGCTAAAGAAAGACGAGAACTTAAACAAGcccagagagaagcagagatggATTCTATCCCCATGGGACTGAACACACACTGGGTAGATCCTCTCCCTGATG TGGATGGAAGACAAATTGCTGCAAACATGCGAGGTATTGGGATGATGCCAAATGATATCCCAGAGTGGAAGAAACATGCATTTGGTGGCAACAAAGCTTCTTATGGTAAGAAGACCCAGCTTTCCATCATTGAGCAGAGAGAGAGTCTCCCTATCTTCAGACTGAAAGAGCAGCTGATACAA GCTGTGCATGACAACCAGATTCTGATTGTTATTGGAGAGACGGGATCTGGGAAAACGACACAGATTACCCAATACCTGGCTGAGGCAGGTTATACATCAAGAGGAAAGATTGGATGTACTCAGCCTCGCAGAGTGGCTGCAATGTCGGTTGCGAAGAGGGTGTCAGAGGAATTTGGTTGCTGCTTGGGACAAGAG GTCGGCTACACCATTCGATTTGAAGATTGCACTAGCCCTGAAACCGTTATCAAATACATGACAGATGGTATGTTATTGAGGGAGTGCTTGATAGATCCGGATCTGACTCAGTATGCCATTATCATGCTGGATGAAGCCCATGAGAGAACCATACATACAGACGTGCTCTTTGGACTACTGAAAAAG ACGGTGCAGAAGCGGCAGGATATGAAGCTGATAGTGACGTCAGCAACGCTGGATGCTGTGAAATTCTCACAGTATTTCTACGAAGCACCAATCTTCACAATTCCTGGCAGAACATACCCAGTAGAAATCCTGTACACCAAAGAGCCAGAGACAGATTATTTGGATGCCAGTCTGATTACAGTAATGCAGATCCACTTAACAGAGCCACCAG GTGACATTTTGGTGTTTCTAACTGGTCAGGAAGAGATTGACACAGCCTGTGAAATCCTCTATGAGAGGATGAAATCTCTAGGACCTGATGTTCCAGAGTTAATTATCCTACCGGTGTATTCGGCTTTACCCAGTGAAATGCAAACCAGGATCTTTGACCCAGCCCCCCCAGGAAGCAGAAAG GTTGTCATCGCCACTAACATTGCTGAGACATCTTTGACTATTGATGGAATATATTACGTCGTCGATCCTGGCTTTGTGAAGCAGAAAGTTTATAACTCCAAGACTGGAATTGACCAGCTGGTTGTTACACCAATCTCACAG GCTCAAGCAAAGCAGCGAGCAGGAAGGGCTGGGAGAACAGGACCAGGAAAATGCTATAGGTTATACACAGAGCGCGCTTATCGAGATGAAATGCTGACCACCAACGTGCCTGAAATCCAGAGAACAAATCTGGCCAGTACTGTACTTTCCCTGAAG GCTATGGGCATCAACGATTTGCTCTCCTTTGACTTTATGGATGCTCCCCCGATGGAAACTCTCATAACTGCCATGGAGCAGCTCTACACCCTGGGAGCTCTGGATGATGAAGGACTGCTGACTCGACTTGGGCGCAGG ATGGCAGAATTCCCCTTGGAGCCGATGTTGTGTAAGATGTTGATCATGTCCGTACATCTGGGATGCAGTGAGGAAATGTTGACAATAGTCTCCATGCTGTCTGTGCAGAACGTGTTCTACAGGCCGAAG GATAAACAAGCGCTTGCTGATCAAAAGAAAGCCAAGTTCCATCAGACAGAAGGTGACCACCTCACTCTACTGGCTGTGTACAATTCCTGGAAGAATAATAAGTTTTCAAATCCCTGGTGCTATGAAAATTTTATCCAGGCCCGATCCTTACGCAGGGCACAGGACATCCGCAAGCAGATGTTGGGCATTATGGACAG GCACAAGCTGGATGTGGTATCCTGTGGGAAGGCAACAGTTCGAGTCCAGAAGGCCATCTGCAGTGGCTTCTTCCGAAATGCAGCAAAGAAGGATCCCCAGGAAGGTTATCGGACACTCATTGATCAACAAGTAGTCTATATCCACCCCTCCAGTGCTCTCTTCAACAGGCAGCCAGAATG GGTGGTGTATCATGAACTGGTGCTGACCACCAAGGAATATATGCGTGAAGTGACAACTATCGATCCTCGCTGGCTGGTGGAATTTGCCCCGGCTTTCTTCAAGGTTTCTGATCCAACCAAGCtgagcaaacagaaaaagcagcagcggCTGGAACCCCTGTACAATCGCTATGAGGAGCCCAATGCTTGGCGGATATCGCGTGCATTCAGACGGCGATGA